One window from the genome of Streptomyces sp. NBC_01476 encodes:
- the tgmA gene encoding putative ATP-grasp-modified RiPP: MTTIVEQPTTSRPWGAGRLAPYPTAMRRPHATVSIDPDTQLGVFRDSAGLVVEMGAHGTSKGTETSTTTNSDSKNDQGHDQDSEQD, encoded by the coding sequence GTGACCACCATCGTCGAGCAGCCCACCACCAGCCGCCCGTGGGGTGCCGGCCGCCTCGCGCCCTACCCGACCGCCATGCGGCGCCCGCACGCCACGGTCAGCATCGACCCTGACACGCAGCTCGGCGTGTTCCGGGACAGTGCCGGCCTGGTGGTCGAGATGGGCGCGCACGGCACCAGCAAGGGCACCGAGACCTCGACCACCACGAACTCGGACTCCAAGAACGACCAGGGCCACGACCAGGACTCCGAGCAGGACTGA